A single region of the Microtus ochrogaster isolate Prairie Vole_2 chromosome 2, MicOch1.0, whole genome shotgun sequence genome encodes:
- the LOC101992721 gene encoding olfactory receptor 2J3-like, which produces MVENFNESWEGFILLGFSKWPHLEVALFVVILIFYLMTLTGNLFIIILSYLDSHLHTPMYFFLSNLSALDLCYTTSSVPQLLSNLWGPEKTISYVGCMLQLYFALALGTTECVLLVVMSFDRYAAVCKPLHYSVLMNPHFCHLLAAASWVSGFTTSVLHSSFTFWVPLCGHRKVDHFFCEVPALLRLSCVDIHANELTLMVMSAIFVVIPLILILSSYGAIIRTVLRMQSTARLQKVFGTCGAHLTVVSLFFIPIMCIYLQPPTENSQDQAKFIALFYTVVTPSLNPLIYTLRNKDVRGAVRRLTGCEREQ; this is translated from the coding sequence atggTGGAAAATTTCAATGAAAGTTGGGAAGGATTTATTCTTCTGGGTTTCTCTAAATGGCCTCATCTGGAAGTTGCTCTCTTTGTGGTGATCTTGATATTCTACTTGATGACACTGACAGGCAATCTCTTCATCATCATCCTGTCATACCTAGATTCCCACCTGCACACCCCTATGTACTTCTTCCTCTCAAATCTCTCTGCTCTGGATCTCTGCTATACCACGAGTTCTGTTCCTCAGCTGCTGTCCAACCTCTGGGGTCCAGAGAAGACAATATCTTATGTTGGGTGCATGCTACAACTCTATTTTGCCCTCGCACTGGGTACCACAGAGTGTGTTCTTTTGGTGGTGATGTCCTTTGACCGCTATGCAGCTGTGTGCAAACCCTTGCATTATTCTGTCCTCATGAATCCTCATTTCTGTCACCTGCTGGCTGCAGCATCCTGGGTAAGTGGCTTTACCACCTCAGTACTTCATTCCTCCTTTACCTTTTGGGTACCTCTGTGTGGACATCGCAAAGTGGACCACTTCTTCTGTGAAGTCCCAGCACTGTTGAGGTTATCCTGTGTTGATATCCATGCAAATGAGCTGACCCTCATGGTCATGAGTGCCATTTTTGTTGTTATACCACTTATTCTCATCCTGAGCTCCTATGGTGCCATCATACGCACTGTTCTAAGAATGCAGTCCACTGCTAGACTTCAGAAAGTTTTTGGGACCTGTGGAGCCCATCTTACTGTtgtgtctctctttttcattCCAATCATGTGCATTTATCTTCAGCCTCCAACAGAAAATTCCCAAGATCAAGCCAAGTTCATTGCCCTCTTCTATACTGTCGTCACACCTAGCCTGAACCCTCTCATCTATACTCTGAGAAACAAAGATGTCAGAGGGGCAGTAAGGAGGCTGACTGGGTGTGAAAGGGAACAATGA